A part of Patescibacteria group bacterium genomic DNA contains:
- a CDS encoding ZIP family metal transporter: MPVVLFSLATFFSTLAGGLFAVKFKDKLHYIMAFSAGVLMGVVSFDIFPEIIDQVRINNFDSFEVMTALVIGFLVFHILEKTILIHHAQEDCYACHKHPHVGVLSALALAGHSFMDGLGIGLGFQVNPAVGVLVAIAVISHDFTDGMNTVTLMLANKNSERKAKWFLLLDALAPILGAATTLVISFSSHFLVLYLGFFAGFLLYIGASDILPEAHSNKSSPKLIVLTVLGVAFVYLVSRAA; this comes from the coding sequence ATGCCAGTAGTCTTATTTTCACTCGCGACTTTTTTTTCGACGCTAGCCGGCGGCCTCTTTGCCGTGAAATTCAAGGACAAGCTCCACTACATCATGGCTTTTTCCGCCGGGGTATTGATGGGCGTAGTTAGTTTTGATATTTTCCCTGAAATTATCGACCAGGTGAGGATTAATAATTTTGATTCCTTTGAGGTGATGACGGCGCTCGTTATCGGGTTTTTGGTTTTTCATATTTTGGAAAAAACCATTCTTATCCACCACGCCCAGGAAGACTGCTATGCCTGCCATAAGCATCCCCACGTCGGGGTTTTAAGCGCCTTGGCTTTGGCCGGGCATAGCTTTATGGATGGGCTCGGTATTGGGTTAGGATTTCAGGTTAATCCGGCCGTTGGAGTTCTGGTCGCCATCGCCGTAATCTCCCATGATTTTACCGACGGCATGAACACCGTTACCTTGATGCTCGCCAATAAAAATAGCGAAAGAAAAGCCAAATGGTTTTTGCTTTTAGACGCTTTGGCGCCGATTTTGGGCGCGGCTACGACTTTAGTTATTAGTTTTTCCTCTCATTTTCTCGTATTGTATTTAGGGTTTTTCGCCGGGTTTCTGCTATATATAGGGGCGAGCGACATCCTTCCCGAAGCCCATTCGAACAAGAGCTCGCCGAAATTGATAGTTCTGACGGTGCTGGGAGTGGCTTTTGTCTATCTGGTCAGCCGGGCGGCTTAA
- a CDS encoding phosphatase PAP2-related protein, with product MRKIFKEFHANSKSFWTRENLPAVISSLGYLLVALVVQKTADTYVSGINGVAVSDVLLNNLPTVDVDFFIIQGALAATFIGIFLFFYKPKYFCFGIKAFSIFLVTRSFFISLTHLGYSPDALALDNQSFGFGLFNLLYNNTNDFFFSGHTGMPLLMALVFWPEKIWRYTFIAISFILGTSVLLAHVHYSIDVFAAPFITYSIYALAKYFFAKDFDYSRKPASCQ from the coding sequence ATGAGAAAAATTTTTAAAGAATTCCACGCGAATAGCAAAAGCTTTTGGACCCGGGAGAACCTGCCAGCCGTAATTTCGAGCTTGGGCTATCTTTTAGTCGCTTTAGTAGTCCAAAAGACAGCGGATACTTATGTAAGCGGAATTAACGGCGTAGCGGTAAGCGACGTATTATTAAATAACCTGCCGACCGTTGACGTTGATTTTTTTATCATCCAGGGCGCGCTGGCCGCCACTTTCATAGGCATCTTCCTGTTTTTTTATAAGCCTAAGTATTTTTGCTTCGGCATCAAAGCCTTTTCGATTTTTCTAGTCACCCGGTCGTTCTTTATCAGTTTGACGCATCTGGGCTATTCGCCAGACGCTTTAGCCTTAGACAACCAGAGCTTCGGCTTTGGCTTATTCAATTTGCTTTATAACAATACCAATGATTTTTTCTTTTCCGGCCACACAGGCATGCCTCTCTTAATGGCGCTCGTTTTCTGGCCGGAAAAAATTTGGCGCTATACTTTCATCGCAATTTCTTTTATTTTAGGAACCAGCGTACTTTTAGCCCACGTCCATTATTCTATTGATGTCTTTGCCGCCCCGTTTATAACTTACAGCATTTACGCCCTGGCCAAGTATTTTTTTGCCAAGGATTTTGATTATTCAAGAAAACCAGCTTCATGCCAGTAG
- a CDS encoding amidohydrolase family protein: protein MDKITIRKPDDFHEHLRRGEEMEKVVLPSLKGVFARAVAMGNLPEPIVAAEDVVKYRNEIVRAAGPGFEPIMTVMLIKKTTPGILEEAFAAGAKILKLIPGQTSTGSAYGISYHELKDYYPVIKRAEELGMVFSMHVELAAEENGDPVPFLEREYRAIPFLKKIISEFPRLKIVVEHASTRELIEAVKAAGPNVAAGLTYHHAVVIYDDVINKEGKIIDAFKYCMPVAKTDDDCKAVIEAMTSGNSKFFFGSDSAPHPIEKKQSDNPPAGIFTAPVALPGLAEIFEKEGKLEKLEDFVSRFGAEFYGMPLNTGSLELIKEDWAAPEMVGNVKVFRGGETFKWRTA from the coding sequence ATGGACAAGATTACAATAAGAAAACCGGATGATTTTCATGAGCATTTGAGAAGGGGAGAGGAAATGGAAAAGGTGGTTTTGCCGTCTTTAAAAGGTGTTTTCGCTAGGGCAGTAGCCATGGGAAATTTACCCGAGCCGATCGTTGCGGCGGAAGACGTTGTAAAATACCGGAATGAAATCGTGCGGGCGGCTGGGCCTGGGTTCGAACCGATTATGACCGTAATGCTCATAAAAAAAACCACACCCGGAATACTAGAAGAAGCGTTTGCCGCCGGGGCAAAAATTTTGAAGTTAATTCCGGGGCAAACTTCAACCGGTTCAGCTTACGGAATATCTTATCATGAACTTAAAGATTATTACCCGGTTATTAAACGGGCGGAAGAACTGGGCATGGTTTTTAGCATGCATGTAGAGTTGGCGGCCGAAGAAAATGGCGATCCCGTACCGTTTTTGGAGCGCGAATATAGGGCTATTCCGTTTTTAAAAAAAATAATTTCCGAATTTCCCAGGTTAAAAATCGTCGTTGAACATGCATCTACCAGAGAACTGATTGAGGCCGTGAAAGCGGCCGGGCCGAACGTAGCGGCCGGCTTAACTTATCATCACGCGGTGGTAATTTATGATGATGTCATTAATAAAGAAGGGAAGATAATTGACGCTTTTAAATACTGTATGCCGGTGGCTAAGACTGACGACGATTGCAAGGCTGTAATTGAGGCGATGACGAGCGGCAATTCGAAATTCTTCTTCGGCTCGGATTCAGCCCCGCACCCGATTGAAAAAAAACAAAGCGATAACCCGCCGGCGGGAATTTTTACCGCGCCCGTAGCATTACCCGGACTGGCGGAAATTTTTGAAAAAGAAGGGAAACTGGAAAAACTGGAAGACTTTGTTTCGAGATTTGGGGCGGAGTTTTACGGGATGCCTTTAAATACCGGCAGTCTGGAATTAATAAAAGAGGACTGGGCAGCGCCGGAGATGGTTGGGAACGTTAAGGTGTTCCGGGGCGGGGAAACTTTTAAGTGGAGAACTGCTTAA
- the pyrF gene encoding orotidine-5'-phosphate decarboxylase, protein MNIIDKLNKRMDKANSLLSVGLDPDFDKLPEKFKRKENPQFEFNKYIMDETHEYAAVFKPNNAFYEERGDQGLRELKMTIDYAREKYPDVFIIVDCKRGDIGNTNKGYLKATYDWLGADALTVSPYMGKESLQPILNRKDKVCVILVRTSNPGAGEFQDLVFDGKPLWQIVAENVVNDWNENENCMMVMGVTYPEEMKKGRQIAGDMTFLSPGFGPQGGSIDEWIKYGLNSEKKGLIINSSRAIIFSDNPKEEAKKLRDEINKYR, encoded by the coding sequence ATGAATATCATAGACAAATTGAATAAAAGAATGGACAAGGCGAATTCGCTTTTATCAGTCGGCTTGGATCCGGATTTTGATAAATTGCCGGAGAAATTTAAAAGAAAAGAAAATCCCCAGTTTGAATTTAATAAATATATCATGGACGAAACCCATGAATACGCGGCGGTTTTTAAACCAAATAATGCTTTTTACGAAGAGCGGGGCGATCAGGGATTAAGGGAATTGAAAATGACCATTGATTACGCGCGGGAAAAATATCCGGATGTTTTTATAATCGTGGACTGTAAGCGCGGCGATATCGGCAATACCAATAAAGGCTATTTAAAAGCGACTTACGACTGGCTGGGCGCCGACGCCCTGACGGTCAGTCCGTATATGGGTAAAGAGTCGCTTCAGCCAATCCTTAATCGCAAAGACAAGGTCTGCGTTATCTTAGTCCGGACCTCCAACCCAGGAGCCGGAGAATTTCAAGACCTGGTTTTTGACGGCAAGCCCTTGTGGCAAATCGTGGCCGAGAATGTGGTTAACGACTGGAATGAGAATGAGAACTGCATGATGGTAATGGGCGTTACTTATCCGGAAGAAATGAAAAAGGGAAGGCAGATTGCCGGGGATATGACTTTTTTGTCGCCGGGTTTTGGGCCCCAGGGAGGAAGTATTGATGAATGGATAAAATACGGACTGAATTCGGAAAAGAAGGGCCTCATAATCAATTCTTCGCGGGCGATAATTTTTTCCGACAACCCGAAAGAAGAAGCGAAGAAGTTAAGGGATGAGATAAATAAATATCGATAG
- a CDS encoding phosphoribosyltransferase family protein, which translates to MRDIFDILKEANAILKGHFVFTNGQHSDTYLNKDGLYPYAELTSEVGMMMAEKTKDLDIDTVVGPALGAIILSQWTAYHLSKLKGKVIYGVYTEKMPDKSQRFTRGYDKFVKGKKVLVVEDWTTTGLSALKTVKAIQEAGGDVVAVCSMVNRNPDEVTDEFFGTKYLPLKAIKIQACNEDECHMCKQGVPISTEVGHGKEYLERKGIKQ; encoded by the coding sequence ATGCGAGACATTTTTGACATTCTAAAAGAAGCGAATGCGATTTTGAAGGGCCATTTTGTTTTTACCAATGGCCAGCATTCCGATACTTACCTTAATAAGGATGGCCTTTACCCTTATGCCGAGTTAACTTCAGAAGTAGGGATGATGATGGCGGAGAAAACTAAAGACCTGGACATTGATACGGTAGTCGGCCCGGCTTTAGGGGCAATTATTCTTTCTCAATGGACGGCTTATCATCTTTCAAAATTGAAAGGCAAAGTAATATACGGCGTTTATACTGAAAAGATGCCGGATAAAAGCCAAAGGTTCACCCGCGGTTATGATAAGTTCGTAAAAGGAAAAAAAGTTTTGGTGGTGGAAGATTGGACAACGACCGGCCTCTCGGCTTTAAAAACTGTAAAAGCCATCCAAGAAGCCGGAGGAGATGTTGTCGCAGTTTGTTCCATGGTCAATCGGAATCCCGACGAGGTAACTGATGAATTTTTCGGAACAAAATATCTTCCGCTTAAGGCAATAAAAATTCAGGCTTGTAATGAGGATGAATGCCATATGTGTAAGCAGGGAGTGCCAATTTCAACTGAAGTCGGGCACGGGAAAGAATATTTAGAAAGGAAGGGAATAAAACAATAA
- the dinD gene encoding DNA damage-inducible protein D, with protein sequence MNNEIIMSGPHKNFEDIKKIDGNSIEYWLARELMLLLGYVDWRNFEDVIGKAARACIESGQDVDLHFVKATKMVKIGLDSVRRVVDYKLDRYACYLIAQNGDSNKPQIAMAQTYFALQTRKQEIFEQLPDNEKRLFIRNEVADSNKRLFKTAKKAGVSRFGTFNDAGYKGLYGMPLSEIEQKKGIKKGELLDRAGSTELAANLFRITQTDEKINKDKIEGEREATQAHFMVGGKVRQTIKDIGGVLPERLPTEKHIKEVKKEVKKLGKVIKNKLN encoded by the coding sequence ATGAATAACGAAATAATAATGTCCGGTCCTCATAAAAATTTTGAGGACATAAAAAAAATTGACGGAAATAGCATTGAATATTGGCTGGCGCGGGAATTAATGTTGTTATTGGGTTATGTCGACTGGCGAAATTTTGAAGATGTGATCGGCAAAGCCGCGCGGGCTTGCATTGAGAGCGGTCAAGATGTTGATCTCCATTTCGTTAAGGCTACCAAAATGGTAAAAATTGGCTTAGATTCGGTAAGAAGGGTTGTGGATTACAAGTTAGACCGGTATGCTTGCTACTTGATAGCCCAGAATGGTGATTCTAATAAACCTCAAATCGCCATGGCGCAAACCTACTTTGCCCTGCAAACCCGGAAACAGGAAATTTTTGAGCAATTGCCGGATAATGAAAAGAGATTGTTTATCAGGAATGAGGTAGCTGACTCAAACAAGAGGTTGTTTAAAACCGCTAAAAAAGCCGGAGTCAGCCGCTTTGGCACATTTAATGACGCGGGCTACAAAGGATTATATGGCATGCCGCTTTCGGAAATAGAACAAAAGAAGGGAATAAAAAAAGGCGAATTATTAGACCGTGCGGGATCAACCGAATTGGCGGCTAATTTGTTCCGCATTACTCAAACTGATGAGAAAATAAACAAGGATAAAATTGAAGGCGAGCGCGAGGCCACTCAAGCTCATTTTATGGTCGGAGGGAAAGTTAGACAGACTATTAAAGATATCGGCGGAGTCTTGCCGGAACGTTTGCCAACAGAAAAACATATTAAAGAAGTTAAGAAAGAGGTGAAAAAATTGGGAAAGGTTATAAAAAATAAATTGAATTAA
- a CDS encoding dihydroorotate dehydrogenase electron transfer subunit, producing the protein MQIQPKVEQPIMLPIKKIIEDNKDFKTFVFEGQLGAKPGQFIMLWLPRVNMKPFSISNQTENEFHITVMKVGEFTAKLFELKVGDLLGIQGPYGRPFSFNEGKNVAIVGGGCGIAPVNFLIYDAISKGKQVYFIGGCRNKDLFIKADEIKSLPVQTSFVTDDGSYGEKGFTTDALKKLLEKEKIDEIFACGPEKMLVAIGKIALEHDIPCQISMERYMKCGFGVCGQCCVDETGLRVCHEGPVFEARTLLDSKEFGAYKRDGSGTKQKI; encoded by the coding sequence ATGCAAATACAGCCTAAGGTTGAGCAGCCGATAATGTTGCCAATAAAAAAAATAATAGAGGACAATAAAGACTTTAAGACTTTTGTATTCGAAGGGCAACTGGGCGCAAAACCCGGCCAGTTCATAATGCTCTGGCTTCCGCGGGTTAACATGAAACCGTTTAGCATTTCCAACCAGACCGAAAATGAATTCCATATAACTGTCATGAAGGTAGGGGAATTTACCGCCAAGTTATTTGAACTCAAGGTTGGAGACCTTTTAGGCATACAAGGGCCTTACGGCAGGCCTTTTAGCTTTAATGAAGGAAAAAATGTAGCAATTGTCGGAGGCGGTTGCGGCATAGCTCCGGTCAACTTCCTGATTTACGACGCGATAAGTAAAGGAAAACAGGTTTATTTTATCGGCGGTTGCCGGAATAAGGATCTTTTCATAAAGGCGGATGAAATTAAATCGCTTCCGGTGCAAACCAGTTTTGTTACCGACGATGGTTCTTACGGCGAAAAAGGTTTTACCACCGACGCCTTGAAGAAGCTATTAGAGAAAGAAAAGATTGACGAGATTTTCGCCTGCGGCCCCGAAAAAATGCTTGTAGCGATCGGTAAAATTGCCTTGGAGCATGACATACCATGCCAAATTTCCATGGAAAGATATATGAAGTGCGGATTTGGCGTATGCGGACAGTGCTGTGTTGATGAGACTGGCTTAAGAGTCTGCCATGAAGGGCCGGTATTTGAAGCTCGTACGCTACTCGATTCAAAGGAGTTTGGCGCCTATAAAAGGGATGGCAGCGGAACAAAACAAAAGATTTAG
- a CDS encoding dihydroorotate dehydrogenase, with product MANLSLTFLGTKMKNPIVLASGILGVTKASLKNVVKNGAGAVTIKSISKDLRKGHNNPIIITFETGMMNAVGYSNPGIDAAKQEFAGLDEVGAPVFASIIGTAPEDFAYMAENFLSDEYAAVEVPLSCPHTPGFGTLAGQGTPEAVFKITKAIKGKTDLPIIIKLSPNSQNLGEVAKAAEAAGASAINMGNTHGPGMVINLETRKPILDFKVGGVSGPAIRPITVRCIYDVYKAVGIPIIGTGGVNTGRDAIEMMMAGASVIGVGTAVYYRGISVFKQICDEMKEWMEGAGVRSVEEIIGAAHE from the coding sequence ATGGCAAATCTTTCACTGACGTTTCTAGGCACAAAAATGAAAAACCCCATCGTTTTGGCATCCGGAATATTGGGAGTAACGAAAGCATCTCTCAAGAATGTCGTTAAAAACGGGGCGGGCGCGGTAACTATCAAATCAATAAGCAAAGACTTAAGAAAAGGCCACAATAATCCCATTATTATTACGTTTGAGACCGGGATGATGAATGCCGTCGGATATTCAAATCCCGGCATAGACGCGGCAAAACAAGAATTCGCTGGTCTAGATGAAGTTGGAGCGCCGGTTTTCGCCAGTATAATTGGAACCGCTCCGGAAGACTTCGCTTACATGGCGGAGAATTTTTTATCGGACGAGTATGCGGCCGTTGAAGTTCCGCTGTCTTGTCCGCATACTCCCGGTTTCGGAACCCTGGCCGGCCAGGGGACTCCCGAAGCAGTGTTTAAAATAACGAAAGCTATTAAAGGAAAGACCGACTTGCCGATAATCATCAAACTGTCACCCAATTCGCAGAACTTGGGCGAAGTGGCCAAGGCGGCCGAAGCGGCCGGAGCGAGTGCTATCAATATGGGAAATACTCACGGGCCGGGGATGGTTATAAATTTGGAAACTAGAAAACCTATTCTTGACTTTAAAGTGGGCGGCGTTAGCGGACCGGCAATCCGTCCGATAACAGTCAGATGCATTTATGACGTTTATAAGGCTGTAGGTATCCCGATCATCGGTACCGGGGGCGTTAATACCGGACGGGACGCGATCGAAATGATGATGGCCGGGGCAAGCGTGATCGGCGTTGGTACTGCCGTCTATTACCGCGGCATAAGCGTATTTAAACAAATATGCGACGAAATGAAAGAATGGATGGAAGGAGCCGGCGTTCGTTCAGTGGAAGAGATTATCGGAGCGGCGCATGAATAA